The stretch of DNA GTCACCTTGCCGACAGCAGCTAAGGTATCCCGCGCCTTTTCTTTTTCCGCGACAGGAAAAGTGCTGGTCTCAATGACGATCTGGCCAGGCTTATATGCCTTATCAATTCCGTCTTCGCCACCGAAGACATTGTGTAGAACCTCCAATGACGGCAAACATGTCACGACGACATCTACCTTTTCGGCGACATCCTTGGGGGAGGCACCAGGTTTCATCCCCACCGCTTCCATATCCGCCATCGCTTCGGCACGGACGTCAAAGCCTGTAACCTCGAACCCGCTTTTAATAATGTTCGGAGCCATCGCGGACCCCAGAACGCCTAGTCCGATAAAGCCGACTGTCTTCGTCATTACTTACTCTCCCTTAAATAAAAATGGCCGCCCCTGTGTGATCAAGGACGGCCATTCTAAACTCAAATCTCGGCAACTCTAAATGGCCATGGAATCCATAATTTCCTGAGAATTCATCGGCAGAGCAACCGGCTCATTTCTTTCGGCTGACAAATCAGCCGCCAGATAGACCTCCATCACCTTCCGTGCCTGTTCCGGTGTCACCATGACATCACGGTCAAAAGCCACAGCTTCTGCAAAGTGAAGGGTCTCGTTGTGCATCGGGCCTGCGAAGACGTGATCAACCCGTTCGCCCGGCATCGCCGACATCGGCAATTGAATACCGTCTTTCATGGTGTTGATCATGACATCACGGTGGGTGTCATCAACCACCATCATGCCGTCAGTCGCGACGAATTCAACCCAGGTGCTGGAATAGTTGTGATAGCCAGGAGGCATCGTCCACCCGGCACCGATGGTTACAACCACGCCATTGTCCATCGTCACCATGATCCACTGGGTGTCGCCAGCACCAGTCTTTTCTTCCATTGCACCATAAGCAACTTGGGAAAACACGCGAACAGGCTTGGCCGGTTCCAAACACCAGAACACAAAATCAAGATCATGGGTCGCTTCCATTGCAGCCAGTGACAACTTAACCCGGCCACTGATTTTATCGCCAAGGGCACGTGACAAATGACGGCTGACGACAGCACTAACCGGCTTGCCAATCGCCCCCTCATTCAACGATTTTTTCACGTAGGCATATTTATGATTAAAGCGCTGTGAATACCCGATGGTAAACTTAAGTTTCGCTTTTTTGGCAATATTGGTGAGTTCGTCGGCTTCGCCCAATGTGACGGCAATCGGCTTTTCCATGAACACGTGCTTACCGGCCAACAGAGAATCTCGCGCCATCGGGTAGTGAAGCCCTTCCGGTGTCGCGCAGATGTAGATGGCGTCGATATCAGGATTCGCCAGCAGTTCATGATAATTATCGGTCGTCGTCGTGGGATTGGTTATTTCACTAACTTCAGCCAAACGTTCCGGCCTGATTTCTGCAAGGTGCAATTCATTAATGAGCGCACTCGCCGCACAGGTCTCCGCACGTATGCCGCCACACCAACCCGGGCCGATAATTCCAACATTAATCTGCTTCATAAATACAATCCTCTAGATAAAATTCTGCGACCAGATGCCGCAAGCGCGCGATACTACCCTTTTTACCCCTCGAAAAAAGGCAAAATTTGCTTAGGTCTTAAACTTCTCGTGCCAGAGGAAGATTAAACAATAAATTATGCGGCTTGAGCCTAAGTGAATTGGTGGGTGACATTGACATGGCCATATAAACCGGACGTCCCGCAACATCCGAGAGCATGGCCCCATTATCCTTAAATTCTAGCTGGAACAACGCCAGCATGCGGTTCATTCGGTCTTCGTCTACATCGACCTCGTTATAAAGATCATTCAGCAATGACGTCGACTCACCCTCTAGCCCCACATGCCAAACCCATTTGTCATCTTCTATTTCCGACTGTGGTTGAATTGAAACGTCCACATCCAAGAAATGCTTAATCCAAAGTTCCATCACCCGGCAGAGCGCATCCTGTCCTGGCTGTAAATAGGTAATGTCCAGAGCCGTGTCATAATATTCAGATCGATTCCAATAGCTTTCATAATTATGTTCACGCAGAACATCCATATCAACTTCGGCACGAGCCGGACCGGTTTCAACGACAAGCTGCCCTGGCCCGCCCTCACCACCACCGGCAGTTCTCATTTCCACAGTCTCACCATCGGCAACAACGATGGAACCATCTTTTATTGTCACCACTTGTTCGCGGAAAAGAAGCTCTGCCGCCCGTGCCCAAAGCGGATACTGTTTACCATCTAGAATGTTTCTGAGTACAACCTGAACCAATTGGTCCATGAACAGCCCCGGAAATACGGCATTGGGGTCTTTGATAATGTCTATATAGCAGGCTTCAACGGTATCCGACTTCAACAACCGCTCAAAAAACCTCAAAAGAATTCGGTAATTCTCCTGAGTATCCGCATCGGCCATGGCACCTATTTCCTGTTCGGAAACAGATTTTTTAGGGTCCTCCAGTAAGGCCGAATGCACCGCCCGCTCCGCATCGCAGGATTCATCAATCGGCCGCACTTCAGGTCGCATGAGATAAGCGCGCAGGAAATCGTCGGTAACAGCCAAGTGTCCGCCCTCAACCTGCTTCAACAAATGAAACCCGGAATTTTTCCAGAAATCAGCCATCGTCACCCACAACTGCCCAAATTTTCGCGTGCTGGCCTGTCTCAGGCCGCGTCACGATGCGAATGCGTTCGCTGATACCGTCCTCAACTATTTCTCGTTCGATGGCTAGTAGGGTCCCTGCGACCTGTTCACAAAGCGCTGCTGCATCACCGACTTCGGCTCTGGCCGCTTCCAACGCAGTTTCCCGGTCCGGCGCGCCAAAGGCGACCATAAAATGATCTGCCAAAATACCAACAGCATCATCGATAACTTGTTCGGAAACATCGACGATTTGAACCAAAGTCGACCGACCGAAAGACTCAAGGCCCAACCACCCGCTTTTAAATGCAAGCCGTTCTTTTCGGTCCTCTTCCTCTCCAGAAAAAGAAAATGTACCCGGCACGGCGAACTCTCCCGGCTCCGCCGCTTTGGGGAATACACTAATATCAGAGTCATCCAGACGGAGGGTACGCAGAAACTTCATCTAGAATGTTTAAACTGGAATTATTCAAATGACCAATGGAAATCTGCTCAAGATACCGTCAAAATGGGAACAAGGACAAAATTACTTGGATGCAGTTATGAAGAGAATAAGAAGGATCGCCATCGGAGCCATGATCCTCTGCATAATCGCCGGAGGCCCCTCATCCCCCCAAGCCGATATGATCGGCCATGGCGGCATGGTTCGTGCCCTCGCCGTATCGCCGGATGGCAGCCGCGTGTTGACCGGCAGTTTCGATTATTCCGCCAAGCTATGGAGCTTCGATGAACAAAAAGAGCTCGCCGACCTGAACGAACACCAAGGCCCAATTAACGCTGTCGCATTTCTACCAGATGGGAACCGCGCCCTGACCGCCAGCGACGACAGAACTGTTATTCTGTGGAATTTAAATTCTGCCAAGCCGATCCGTATTCTCAAGGGTCACACCTTTAAGGTCATGACGATTGCAGTTTCAAAAGACGGGAAAATTGCCGCGACGGGCAGCTGGGATAAGACCATGCGCCTGTGGGACATTGCCACCGGCAAACAGTTGCTGACCATAAAACATCCAACCCCGGTTAATGCTGTTGTCTTTGCGGATGGTGATAGCTCGGTAATTACCGGCGCCCATGATGGGAAAGTCAGGGTCTGGAACGCAAAATCCGGGCGCTCAAAGGGACACGTTCAAGCCCACAACATGGGCGTCACCCATCTGTCGTTATCGCCTGATGGCAAGGGCCTGTTGTCTTCCAGCATCGACACCCGCGTTAAACTTTGGAACCTAAAATCCTTGAAACAAATCCAGGTTTTTTCTCAGGAACAAAGCCGGGTTCTCACAGCGGCCCTGTCACCGGATGGAAAATCCGCCCTGACCGCAAATACCAGGGGGGAATTAACCCAATGGAATTTGGTCACCGGAAAACCTGTGCGAACCGTGCGGGCGCATAAAGGCATGATCTGGGGCGTGGCGTTCAGCCCAGATGGCGTTTTCGGGCTGTCCGCCAGTTCAGACGAGGTGGTCCGGGTTTGGCACTTGGCCACGGGGGATCGAATAGGCATTCCTGATGAAGGCACCAGTGAGCCACAGCCTTGGCTCACCAGCAGTCATCCCGGCGCAGTTGTCTATCGCAAGTGCGCCAAATGCCATTCGCTGCGCGCCGATGCGCCCCGCCGATCAGGCCCACATTTTGCTAAGCTTTTTGGACGCCGGGCCGGCACGGTAAAAGGGTATAAATACTCAGACGTCCTAAAAAAGGCAAAATTCGTTTGGAGCGATAAATCATTGCGAGATTTATTCCAACTCGGCCCCGATAAGTTTGTGCCCGGCACCAAAATGCCGGTTCAAAGAATTCAGGATGAAACTAAATTGTCGCAACTTATTTCCTACATGCATGAATTGACCGAAGAGAAGGCAGAAGCGCCTTCTGGAAACTAGAGATGATTTTAAAAAAATTTAGTTATTTCCGACGGAAATTTTTGTCAGGATCGTTTAAGTCCTATGATTGTTAGATTCCTCCTCCTGATATTTTGCCTGATAGTCGGCAGCGGCCGCGC from Rhodospirillaceae bacterium encodes:
- a CDS encoding Gfo/Idh/MocA family oxidoreductase → MKQINVGIIGPGWCGGIRAETCAASALINELHLAEIRPERLAEVSEITNPTTTTDNYHELLANPDIDAIYICATPEGLHYPMARDSLLAGKHVFMEKPIAVTLGEADELTNIAKKAKLKFTIGYSQRFNHKYAYVKKSLNEGAIGKPVSAVVSRHLSRALGDKISGRVKLSLAAMEATHDLDFVFWCLEPAKPVRVFSQVAYGAMEEKTGAGDTQWIMVTMDNGVVVTIGAGWTMPPGYHNYSSTWVEFVATDGMMVVDDTHRDVMINTMKDGIQLPMSAMPGERVDHVFAGPMHNETLHFAEAVAFDRDVMVTPEQARKVMEVYLAADLSAERNEPVALPMNSQEIMDSMAI